Part of the Bacillus sp. (in: firmicutes) genome is shown below.
ATGCAAAGCTACCATAAGCGAGCTTAATGATTAAGATATCGCCAATCTTTAATTCGCCCATTCTTCGAAAAACTGTATCCCTATGGCCTGACAATACAATTTGATCCTTTTGTGTAGGATAAGCTGTTCCTTGATAATGGCCCACCCCTTTTTCAAGATCGTCATCAGCTGTTCCTTCAACGATTGGGAGTTCTGCTCCGAGCTTTGGAATCTCAAGTATTCCAACCGTATCCCCTTGGTGTGGGTTAAATTGTTCTTTTTCATTCTTCATAGTTGGTTTTTCTTTAGCTGTTTGATTATCAATATCCAAAATTTTGTAGGCTTCTTTTAGACTATTTTTCTGTGCTTCTATTGTTTTGTAATACTGAAAACAGCTAATCCAAATTAATACAATACCAGCGAAGATGATGAAAGTAGCTAATTTTTTTATCATTGCATTTTGATGCCTCCTGTTAAAAGTTTTTCTAATTTAAGCGATTTTAGTCTCTGTATGTTCAATATATAGAACTAAAAGTTCTTTATAAAGTTATAAAAAAATAAGGAAAAGAAAGATAAGGTAAGAAAATGCAAGTTTTTCGTTCGTTATTAAGAAGATATGGCTGAATTCCACATTTTTCAAACAGGGGCTTTTGTCATATACTCAATTTGCGGGTTCGATATAAAGAACAAATGAAATTGCATAAGGAAAGGGGTGGAAATGTGAAAAAAATAATGGAAGTCATAAGCGGGTTAACAACTACCTTATTATTCCTAGTTTTGATAGTGATGGTCATAGCCGTGATTTCATCAAAAGCATCAGGTGGCGAGCCAAACTTTTTTGGCTATCAATTAAAAATGGTCTTATCAGGTTCGATGGAACCGACATTTATGACGGGATCCATTATCGCAGTTAAACCTGTAGAGGATCCGACGGCGCTTAAGAAAGACGATATTGTTACTTTTAGGGAAGGCAAGAATAATGTTGTGACCCATAGGATTGTTCAAGTCATTCAAAGTGGGGAAGAGACATTGTATAAAACAAAAGGTGACAATAACAAAGAGGCCGATGTAAACCCGGTATTATCACAAAATGTAGTTGCCAAATATACAGATTTTACTATTCCTTATGTTGGATATTTTATGGATTTTGCTAAATCTGTAAAAGGAGCTATCGTTTTATTAGTCATTCCAGGTATTTTACTTTTAGTTTATTCAGCTATCTTAATTTTTAAGGGGCTTAAAGAATTGGAAAAAGCAACAAAAAGGCCAGAAAATGAAAATCCAATAATCAATGGTTGATTTTCCTAAAAAATTAGGAATTCAATATAAAACAAAGAACCTACATACCTCGAAAAAATCCGGGGTAAAGAAAGAGGAGGAAACAAAAGTGACAATTAAGAAGAAATTAGGTTTAGGTGTAGCATCAGCT
Proteins encoded:
- a CDS encoding class D sortase, with amino-acid sequence MIKKLATFIIFAGIVLIWISCFQYYKTIEAQKNSLKEAYKILDIDNQTAKEKPTMKNEKEQFNPHQGDTVGILEIPKLGAELPIVEGTADDDLEKGVGHYQGTAYPTQKDQIVLSGHRDTVFRRMGELKIGDILIIKLAYGSFAYKIDSTKIVKANDQTIIKSTAPEEELILTTCYPFTYVGSAPNRYILTAKPVE
- a CDS encoding signal peptidase I, which encodes MKKIMEVISGLTTTLLFLVLIVMVIAVISSKASGGEPNFFGYQLKMVLSGSMEPTFMTGSIIAVKPVEDPTALKKDDIVTFREGKNNVVTHRIVQVIQSGEETLYKTKGDNNKEADVNPVLSQNVVAKYTDFTIPYVGYFMDFAKSVKGAIVLLVIPGILLLVYSAILIFKGLKELEKATKRPENENPIING